The following coding sequences are from one Manis pentadactyla isolate mManPen7 chromosome 13, mManPen7.hap1, whole genome shotgun sequence window:
- the MRNIP gene encoding MRN complex-interacting protein isoform X1 has protein sequence MAPPRQCRVLRCCSCGLFQAHQEKKSLKWTCKACGQKQSFLRAYGEGSGADCRRHVQKLNLLQGQVSEMSFRGRMCALSQRSPEAPTNSSGEETAGPWQGERACPQEEAQPSENCWLKYLERDSTEPGPEGGRGCLKRPPSSRTAKPDSPFFTGLPRKRKWSQSRGQPPRSPDAQDSSDCEVTLEPQEEHAGLAGVRGGHRHKDWDTRELTALPGQPCPTQHARSTYSKWEPFLLTPANSPRVEKGLPRTQTPREGHLSRPLHVSQLPGATHTSTSWGIDPPAKGVSGTQELLPMQLHDLFTTGEDFDVNL, from the exons ATGGCGCCGCCTCGGCAGTGTCGGGTCTTGCGGTGCTGTAGCTGCGGCCTCTTTCAGGCGCATCAG GAGAAAAAGAGTCTCAAATGGACATGCAAAGCTTGTGGACAGAAGCAGTCATTTTTGCGG gcTTACGGTGAGGGTTCTGGTGCTGACTGTAGACGCCATGTCCAAAAACTAAATCTGCTGCAGGGACAGGTTTCAGAGATGTCATTCAG GGGACGTATGTGTGCTCTTTCCCAAAGGTCTCCGGAAGCACCTACAAACTCTAGCGGTGAAGAAACTGCAGGTCCTTGGCAGGGGGAGCGTGCATGTCCACAG GAGGAAGCCCAGCCCTCAGAGAACTGCTGGCTGAAGTATCTGGAAAGGGACTCCACAGAACCCGGTCCAGAAGGAGGCAGAGGGTGTTTGAAGAGACCACCCTCATCCAGGACAGCGAAGCCGGACTCTCCCTTCTTTACAGGCCTGCCTAGAAAAAG GAAGTGGAGCCAAAGTAGGGGCCAGCCTCCACGCAGCCCTGACGCCCAGGACTCCAGCGACTGTGAAGTCACCTTAGAGCCCCAGGAG GAGCATGCTGGCCTGGCAGGGGTCAGAGGAGGACACAGGCACAAGGACTGGGACACCAGGGAGCTGACTGCTCTACCAGGACAGCCATGTCCTACCCAGCATGCCAGGTCCACGTATTCTAAGTGGGAGCCATTTCTTCTGACACCTGCAAACAGCCCACGTGTGGAGAAGGGGCTCCCTCGGACCCAAACCCCAAGGGAAGGGCACCTCAGCAGGCCCCTCCATGTGTCTCAGCTCCCTGGGGCCACACACACTTCCACATCATGGGGCATAGATCCTCCCGCTAAAGGGGTCAGTGGGACACAGGAGCTTCTGCCAATGCAACTGCATGACCTCTTCACAACTGGTGAGGACTTCGATGTCAACCTGTGA
- the MRNIP gene encoding MRN complex-interacting protein isoform X4, with product MAPPRQCRVLRCCSCGLFQAHQAYGEGSGADCRRHVQKLNLLQGQVSEMSFRGRMCALSQRSPEAPTNSSGEETAGPWQGERACPQEEAQPSENCWLKYLERDSTEPGPEGGRGCLKRPPSSRTAKPDSPFFTGLPRKRKWSQSRGQPPRSPDAQDSSDCEVTLEPQEEHAGLAGVRGGHRHKDWDTRELTALPGQPCPTQHARSTYSKWEPFLLTPANSPRVEKGLPRTQTPREGHLSRPLHVSQLPGATHTSTSWGIDPPAKGVSGTQELLPMQLHDLFTTGEDFDVNL from the exons ATGGCGCCGCCTCGGCAGTGTCGGGTCTTGCGGTGCTGTAGCTGCGGCCTCTTTCAGGCGCATCAG gcTTACGGTGAGGGTTCTGGTGCTGACTGTAGACGCCATGTCCAAAAACTAAATCTGCTGCAGGGACAGGTTTCAGAGATGTCATTCAG GGGACGTATGTGTGCTCTTTCCCAAAGGTCTCCGGAAGCACCTACAAACTCTAGCGGTGAAGAAACTGCAGGTCCTTGGCAGGGGGAGCGTGCATGTCCACAG GAGGAAGCCCAGCCCTCAGAGAACTGCTGGCTGAAGTATCTGGAAAGGGACTCCACAGAACCCGGTCCAGAAGGAGGCAGAGGGTGTTTGAAGAGACCACCCTCATCCAGGACAGCGAAGCCGGACTCTCCCTTCTTTACAGGCCTGCCTAGAAAAAG GAAGTGGAGCCAAAGTAGGGGCCAGCCTCCACGCAGCCCTGACGCCCAGGACTCCAGCGACTGTGAAGTCACCTTAGAGCCCCAGGAG GAGCATGCTGGCCTGGCAGGGGTCAGAGGAGGACACAGGCACAAGGACTGGGACACCAGGGAGCTGACTGCTCTACCAGGACAGCCATGTCCTACCCAGCATGCCAGGTCCACGTATTCTAAGTGGGAGCCATTTCTTCTGACACCTGCAAACAGCCCACGTGTGGAGAAGGGGCTCCCTCGGACCCAAACCCCAAGGGAAGGGCACCTCAGCAGGCCCCTCCATGTGTCTCAGCTCCCTGGGGCCACACACACTTCCACATCATGGGGCATAGATCCTCCCGCTAAAGGGGTCAGTGGGACACAGGAGCTTCTGCCAATGCAACTGCATGACCTCTTCACAACTGGTGAGGACTTCGATGTCAACCTGTGA
- the MRNIP gene encoding MRN complex-interacting protein isoform X3, with product MAPPRQCRVLRCCSCGLFQAHQEKKSLKWTCKACGQKQSFLRAYGEGSGADCRRHVQKLNLLQGQVSEMSFRGRMCALSQRSPEAPTNSSGEETAGPWQGERACPQACLEKGAKLVTNPAWAPYPWWFTDGGVVSGLPLAAREEPEWRERARDAVPSGPPHLASTRCCHAEEHAGLAGVRGGHRHKDWDTRELTALPGQPCPTQHARSTYSKWEPFLLTPANSPRVEKGLPRTQTPREGHLSRPLHVSQLPGATHTSTSWGIDPPAKGVSGTQELLPMQLHDLFTTGEDFDVNL from the exons ATGGCGCCGCCTCGGCAGTGTCGGGTCTTGCGGTGCTGTAGCTGCGGCCTCTTTCAGGCGCATCAG GAGAAAAAGAGTCTCAAATGGACATGCAAAGCTTGTGGACAGAAGCAGTCATTTTTGCGG gcTTACGGTGAGGGTTCTGGTGCTGACTGTAGACGCCATGTCCAAAAACTAAATCTGCTGCAGGGACAGGTTTCAGAGATGTCATTCAG GGGACGTATGTGTGCTCTTTCCCAAAGGTCTCCGGAAGCACCTACAAACTCTAGCGGTGAAGAAACTGCAGGTCCTTGGCAGGGGGAGCGTGCATGTCCACAG GCCTGCCTAGAAAAAGGTGCCAAGCTAGTCACTAACCCAGCCTGGGCCCCGTACCCATGGTGGTTCACAGATGGGGGAGTGGTGAGCGGCCTGCCCCTGGCGGCTCGGGAGGAGCCTGAGTGGCGAGAGAGAGCCAGGGACGCAGTCCCGTCAGGCCCTCCTCACCTTGCCAGCACCAGGTGCTGCCATGCAGAG GAGCATGCTGGCCTGGCAGGGGTCAGAGGAGGACACAGGCACAAGGACTGGGACACCAGGGAGCTGACTGCTCTACCAGGACAGCCATGTCCTACCCAGCATGCCAGGTCCACGTATTCTAAGTGGGAGCCATTTCTTCTGACACCTGCAAACAGCCCACGTGTGGAGAAGGGGCTCCCTCGGACCCAAACCCCAAGGGAAGGGCACCTCAGCAGGCCCCTCCATGTGTCTCAGCTCCCTGGGGCCACACACACTTCCACATCATGGGGCATAGATCCTCCCGCTAAAGGGGTCAGTGGGACACAGGAGCTTCTGCCAATGCAACTGCATGACCTCTTCACAACTGGTGAGGACTTCGATGTCAACCTGTGA
- the MRNIP gene encoding MRN complex-interacting protein isoform X2 — protein MAPPRQCRVLRCCSCGLFQAHQEKKSLKWTCKACGQKQSFLRAYGEGSGADCRRHVQKLNLLQGQVSEMSFRSPEAPTNSSGEETAGPWQGERACPQEEAQPSENCWLKYLERDSTEPGPEGGRGCLKRPPSSRTAKPDSPFFTGLPRKRKWSQSRGQPPRSPDAQDSSDCEVTLEPQEEHAGLAGVRGGHRHKDWDTRELTALPGQPCPTQHARSTYSKWEPFLLTPANSPRVEKGLPRTQTPREGHLSRPLHVSQLPGATHTSTSWGIDPPAKGVSGTQELLPMQLHDLFTTGEDFDVNL, from the exons ATGGCGCCGCCTCGGCAGTGTCGGGTCTTGCGGTGCTGTAGCTGCGGCCTCTTTCAGGCGCATCAG GAGAAAAAGAGTCTCAAATGGACATGCAAAGCTTGTGGACAGAAGCAGTCATTTTTGCGG gcTTACGGTGAGGGTTCTGGTGCTGACTGTAGACGCCATGTCCAAAAACTAAATCTGCTGCAGGGACAGGTTTCAGAGATGTCATTCAG GTCTCCGGAAGCACCTACAAACTCTAGCGGTGAAGAAACTGCAGGTCCTTGGCAGGGGGAGCGTGCATGTCCACAG GAGGAAGCCCAGCCCTCAGAGAACTGCTGGCTGAAGTATCTGGAAAGGGACTCCACAGAACCCGGTCCAGAAGGAGGCAGAGGGTGTTTGAAGAGACCACCCTCATCCAGGACAGCGAAGCCGGACTCTCCCTTCTTTACAGGCCTGCCTAGAAAAAG GAAGTGGAGCCAAAGTAGGGGCCAGCCTCCACGCAGCCCTGACGCCCAGGACTCCAGCGACTGTGAAGTCACCTTAGAGCCCCAGGAG GAGCATGCTGGCCTGGCAGGGGTCAGAGGAGGACACAGGCACAAGGACTGGGACACCAGGGAGCTGACTGCTCTACCAGGACAGCCATGTCCTACCCAGCATGCCAGGTCCACGTATTCTAAGTGGGAGCCATTTCTTCTGACACCTGCAAACAGCCCACGTGTGGAGAAGGGGCTCCCTCGGACCCAAACCCCAAGGGAAGGGCACCTCAGCAGGCCCCTCCATGTGTCTCAGCTCCCTGGGGCCACACACACTTCCACATCATGGGGCATAGATCCTCCCGCTAAAGGGGTCAGTGGGACACAGGAGCTTCTGCCAATGCAACTGCATGACCTCTTCACAACTGGTGAGGACTTCGATGTCAACCTGTGA
- the MRNIP gene encoding MRN complex-interacting protein isoform X5, which produces MAPPRQCRVLRCCSCGLFQAHQEKKSLKWTCKACGQKQSFLRAYGEGSGADCRRHVQKLNLLQGQVSEMSFRSPEAPTNSSGEETAGPWQGERACPQACLEKGAKLVTNPAWAPYPWWFTDGGVVSGLPLAAREEPEWRERARDAVPSGPPHLASTRCCHAEEHAGLAGVRGGHRHKDWDTRELTALPGQPCPTQHARSTYSKWEPFLLTPANSPRVEKGLPRTQTPREGHLSRPLHVSQLPGATHTSTSWGIDPPAKGVSGTQELLPMQLHDLFTTGEDFDVNL; this is translated from the exons ATGGCGCCGCCTCGGCAGTGTCGGGTCTTGCGGTGCTGTAGCTGCGGCCTCTTTCAGGCGCATCAG GAGAAAAAGAGTCTCAAATGGACATGCAAAGCTTGTGGACAGAAGCAGTCATTTTTGCGG gcTTACGGTGAGGGTTCTGGTGCTGACTGTAGACGCCATGTCCAAAAACTAAATCTGCTGCAGGGACAGGTTTCAGAGATGTCATTCAG GTCTCCGGAAGCACCTACAAACTCTAGCGGTGAAGAAACTGCAGGTCCTTGGCAGGGGGAGCGTGCATGTCCACAG GCCTGCCTAGAAAAAGGTGCCAAGCTAGTCACTAACCCAGCCTGGGCCCCGTACCCATGGTGGTTCACAGATGGGGGAGTGGTGAGCGGCCTGCCCCTGGCGGCTCGGGAGGAGCCTGAGTGGCGAGAGAGAGCCAGGGACGCAGTCCCGTCAGGCCCTCCTCACCTTGCCAGCACCAGGTGCTGCCATGCAGAG GAGCATGCTGGCCTGGCAGGGGTCAGAGGAGGACACAGGCACAAGGACTGGGACACCAGGGAGCTGACTGCTCTACCAGGACAGCCATGTCCTACCCAGCATGCCAGGTCCACGTATTCTAAGTGGGAGCCATTTCTTCTGACACCTGCAAACAGCCCACGTGTGGAGAAGGGGCTCCCTCGGACCCAAACCCCAAGGGAAGGGCACCTCAGCAGGCCCCTCCATGTGTCTCAGCTCCCTGGGGCCACACACACTTCCACATCATGGGGCATAGATCCTCCCGCTAAAGGGGTCAGTGGGACACAGGAGCTTCTGCCAATGCAACTGCATGACCTCTTCACAACTGGTGAGGACTTCGATGTCAACCTGTGA
- the SQSTM1 gene encoding sequestosome-1 isoform X2, with translation MAMLTVKAYLLGKEDAAREIRRFSFCFRPEPESEAEAEAEAAAGPGLCERLLSRVAALFPALRPGGFQTHYRDEDGDLVAFSSDEELTMAMSYVKDDIFRIYIKEKKECRRDHRPPCAQEVPRNMVHPNVICDGCNGPVVGTRYKCSVCPDYDLCATCEGRGLHREHSKLAFPSAFGHFSEGFSHSRWLRKLKHGHFGWPGWEMGPPGNWSPRPPRSGDARSSPTAEAASGPSEDASVNFLKNVGESVAAALSPLGIEVDIDVEHGGKRSRLTPVSPGSSGTEDKCSSQPSSCSSDPSKPEGDMEDTTQRLAEQVDKIALELGQPEEVDPSTGELQSLQMPESEGPGSLDASQEGPTGLKEAALYPHLPPEADPQLIESLSQMLSMGFSDEGGWLTRLLQTKNYDIGAALDTIQYSKHPLPL, from the exons ATGGCGATGCTCACCGTGAAGGCCTACCTTCTGGGCAAGGAGGACGCGGCCCGCGAGATCCGCCGCTTCAGCTTCTGCTTCAGACCCGAGCCCGAGTCGGAGGCCGAAGCCGAGGCCGAGGCCGCAGCTGGGCCTGGGCTTTGCGAGCGTCTGCTGAGCCGGGTGGCCGCCCTGTTCCCCGCGCTGCGGCCCGGCGGCTTCCAGACGCACTACCGCG ATGAGGATGGGGACTTGGTTGCCTTTTCCAGTGACGAGGAGCTGACGATGGCAATGTCATATGTGAAGGATGACATCTTCCGTATTTACATTAAAG AGAAGAAGGAGTGCCGGCGGGACCACCGCCCCCCGTGTGCTCAGGAGGTGCCCCGAAACATGGTGCACCCCAACGTGATCTGCGACGGATGCAATGGACCGGTGGTGGGGACCCGCTACAAGTGCAGTGTCTGCCCAGATTACGATCTGTGTGCCACCTGTGAGGGCAGGGgcctgcaccgggagcacagcaAGCTTGCCTTCCCCTCCGCCTTTGGGCACTTCTCGGAG GGTTTCTCTCACAGCCGCTGGCTCCGGAAGCTGAAACACGGGCACTTTGGGTGGCCTGGCTGGGAAATGGGCCCGCCAGGGAACTGGAGCCCACGGCCCCCTCGCTCCGGAGATGCCCGCTCCAGCCCCACGGCAGAAGCAG CTTCTGGTCCATCGGAGGATGCCAGTGTGAATTTCCTCAAGAATGTGGGGGAGAGTGTGGCAGCCGCCCTCAGCCCTCTGG GCATTGAAGTCGATATTGATGTGGAGCATGGAGGGAAAAGAAGCCGCCTGACACCTGTCTCTCCAGGCAGCTCGGGCACTGAGGATAAGTGCAgctctcagcccagcagctgctcCTCTGACCCCAGCAAACCAGAGGGTGACATGGAGGACACCACACAGCGTCTGGCTGAGCAAGTGGACAAGATTGCCCTGGAGTTGGGGCAGCCTGAG GAAGTGGACCCATCTACAGGGGAGCTCCAGTCCCTACAGATGCCTGAATCTGAAGGGCCAGGCTCTCTGGATGCTTCCCAGGAAGGGCCCACAGGGCTGAAGGAGGCTGCATTGTACCCACATCTGCCACCAG AGGCGGACCCCCAACTGATTGAGTCCCTGTCCCAGATGCTGTCCATGGGGTTCTCTGACGAAGGCGGCTGGCTCACCAGGCTCCTGCAGACCAAGAACTATGACATCGGGGCTGCCCTGGACACCATCCAGTATTCAAAGCACCCCCTGCCGTTGTGA
- the SQSTM1 gene encoding sequestosome-1 isoform X1 has protein sequence MAMLTVKAYLLGKEDAAREIRRFSFCFRPEPESEAEAEAEAAAGPGLCERLLSRVAALFPALRPGGFQTHYRDEDGDLVAFSSDEELTMAMSYVKDDIFRIYIKEKKECRRDHRPPCAQEVPRNMVHPNVICDGCNGPVVGTRYKCSVCPDYDLCATCEGRGLHREHSKLAFPSAFGHFSEGFSHSRWLRKLKHGHFGWPGWEMGPPGNWSPRPPRSGDARSSPTAEAASGPSEDASVNFLKNVGESVAAALSPLGIEVDIDVEHGGKRSRLTPVSPGSSGTEDKCSSQPSSCSSDPSKPEGDMEDTTQRLAEQVDKIALELGQPEEQMESDNCSGGDDDWTHLSSKEVDPSTGELQSLQMPESEGPGSLDASQEGPTGLKEAALYPHLPPEADPQLIESLSQMLSMGFSDEGGWLTRLLQTKNYDIGAALDTIQYSKHPLPL, from the exons ATGGCGATGCTCACCGTGAAGGCCTACCTTCTGGGCAAGGAGGACGCGGCCCGCGAGATCCGCCGCTTCAGCTTCTGCTTCAGACCCGAGCCCGAGTCGGAGGCCGAAGCCGAGGCCGAGGCCGCAGCTGGGCCTGGGCTTTGCGAGCGTCTGCTGAGCCGGGTGGCCGCCCTGTTCCCCGCGCTGCGGCCCGGCGGCTTCCAGACGCACTACCGCG ATGAGGATGGGGACTTGGTTGCCTTTTCCAGTGACGAGGAGCTGACGATGGCAATGTCATATGTGAAGGATGACATCTTCCGTATTTACATTAAAG AGAAGAAGGAGTGCCGGCGGGACCACCGCCCCCCGTGTGCTCAGGAGGTGCCCCGAAACATGGTGCACCCCAACGTGATCTGCGACGGATGCAATGGACCGGTGGTGGGGACCCGCTACAAGTGCAGTGTCTGCCCAGATTACGATCTGTGTGCCACCTGTGAGGGCAGGGgcctgcaccgggagcacagcaAGCTTGCCTTCCCCTCCGCCTTTGGGCACTTCTCGGAG GGTTTCTCTCACAGCCGCTGGCTCCGGAAGCTGAAACACGGGCACTTTGGGTGGCCTGGCTGGGAAATGGGCCCGCCAGGGAACTGGAGCCCACGGCCCCCTCGCTCCGGAGATGCCCGCTCCAGCCCCACGGCAGAAGCAG CTTCTGGTCCATCGGAGGATGCCAGTGTGAATTTCCTCAAGAATGTGGGGGAGAGTGTGGCAGCCGCCCTCAGCCCTCTGG GCATTGAAGTCGATATTGATGTGGAGCATGGAGGGAAAAGAAGCCGCCTGACACCTGTCTCTCCAGGCAGCTCGGGCACTGAGGATAAGTGCAgctctcagcccagcagctgctcCTCTGACCCCAGCAAACCAGAGGGTGACATGGAGGACACCACACAGCGTCTGGCTGAGCAAGTGGACAAGATTGCCCTGGAGTTGGGGCAGCCTGAG GAGCAGATGGAGTCTGATAACTGCTCGGGAGGAGATGATGACTGGACTCATTTGTCTTCAAAGGAAGTGGACCCATCTACAGGGGAGCTCCAGTCCCTACAGATGCCTGAATCTGAAGGGCCAGGCTCTCTGGATGCTTCCCAGGAAGGGCCCACAGGGCTGAAGGAGGCTGCATTGTACCCACATCTGCCACCAG AGGCGGACCCCCAACTGATTGAGTCCCTGTCCCAGATGCTGTCCATGGGGTTCTCTGACGAAGGCGGCTGGCTCACCAGGCTCCTGCAGACCAAGAACTATGACATCGGGGCTGCCCTGGACACCATCCAGTATTCAAAGCACCCCCTGCCGTTGTGA
- the MRNIP gene encoding MRN complex-interacting protein isoform X8: MPQELRQCGIGERLDLHIHQKNHPLKKQFLVRSPEAPTNSSGEETAGPWQGERACPQACLEKGAKLVTNPAWAPYPWWFTDGGVVSGLPLAAREEPEWRERARDAVPSGPPHLASTRCCHAEEHAGLAGVRGGHRHKDWDTRELTALPGQPCPTQHARSTYSKWEPFLLTPANSPRVEKGLPRTQTPREGHLSRPLHVSQLPGATHTSTSWGIDPPAKGVSGTQELLPMQLHDLFTTGEDFDVNL; encoded by the exons ATGCCACAGGAATtgagacagtgtggtattggcgaAAGGCTAGACCTACATATACATCAAAAG aATCACCCTCTAAAGAAGCAGTTCCTGGTGAG GTCTCCGGAAGCACCTACAAACTCTAGCGGTGAAGAAACTGCAGGTCCTTGGCAGGGGGAGCGTGCATGTCCACAG GCCTGCCTAGAAAAAGGTGCCAAGCTAGTCACTAACCCAGCCTGGGCCCCGTACCCATGGTGGTTCACAGATGGGGGAGTGGTGAGCGGCCTGCCCCTGGCGGCTCGGGAGGAGCCTGAGTGGCGAGAGAGAGCCAGGGACGCAGTCCCGTCAGGCCCTCCTCACCTTGCCAGCACCAGGTGCTGCCATGCAGAG GAGCATGCTGGCCTGGCAGGGGTCAGAGGAGGACACAGGCACAAGGACTGGGACACCAGGGAGCTGACTGCTCTACCAGGACAGCCATGTCCTACCCAGCATGCCAGGTCCACGTATTCTAAGTGGGAGCCATTTCTTCTGACACCTGCAAACAGCCCACGTGTGGAGAAGGGGCTCCCTCGGACCCAAACCCCAAGGGAAGGGCACCTCAGCAGGCCCCTCCATGTGTCTCAGCTCCCTGGGGCCACACACACTTCCACATCATGGGGCATAGATCCTCCCGCTAAAGGGGTCAGTGGGACACAGGAGCTTCTGCCAATGCAACTGCATGACCTCTTCACAACTGGTGAGGACTTCGATGTCAACCTGTGA
- the MRNIP gene encoding MRN complex-interacting protein isoform X6, whose translation MAPPRQCRVLRCCSCGLFQAHQAYGEGSGADCRRHVQKLNLLQGQVSEMSFRSPEAPTNSSGEETAGPWQGERACPQEEAQPSENCWLKYLERDSTEPGPEGGRGCLKRPPSSRTAKPDSPFFTGLPRKRKWSQSRGQPPRSPDAQDSSDCEVTLEPQEEHAGLAGVRGGHRHKDWDTRELTALPGQPCPTQHARSTYSKWEPFLLTPANSPRVEKGLPRTQTPREGHLSRPLHVSQLPGATHTSTSWGIDPPAKGVSGTQELLPMQLHDLFTTGEDFDVNL comes from the exons ATGGCGCCGCCTCGGCAGTGTCGGGTCTTGCGGTGCTGTAGCTGCGGCCTCTTTCAGGCGCATCAG gcTTACGGTGAGGGTTCTGGTGCTGACTGTAGACGCCATGTCCAAAAACTAAATCTGCTGCAGGGACAGGTTTCAGAGATGTCATTCAG GTCTCCGGAAGCACCTACAAACTCTAGCGGTGAAGAAACTGCAGGTCCTTGGCAGGGGGAGCGTGCATGTCCACAG GAGGAAGCCCAGCCCTCAGAGAACTGCTGGCTGAAGTATCTGGAAAGGGACTCCACAGAACCCGGTCCAGAAGGAGGCAGAGGGTGTTTGAAGAGACCACCCTCATCCAGGACAGCGAAGCCGGACTCTCCCTTCTTTACAGGCCTGCCTAGAAAAAG GAAGTGGAGCCAAAGTAGGGGCCAGCCTCCACGCAGCCCTGACGCCCAGGACTCCAGCGACTGTGAAGTCACCTTAGAGCCCCAGGAG GAGCATGCTGGCCTGGCAGGGGTCAGAGGAGGACACAGGCACAAGGACTGGGACACCAGGGAGCTGACTGCTCTACCAGGACAGCCATGTCCTACCCAGCATGCCAGGTCCACGTATTCTAAGTGGGAGCCATTTCTTCTGACACCTGCAAACAGCCCACGTGTGGAGAAGGGGCTCCCTCGGACCCAAACCCCAAGGGAAGGGCACCTCAGCAGGCCCCTCCATGTGTCTCAGCTCCCTGGGGCCACACACACTTCCACATCATGGGGCATAGATCCTCCCGCTAAAGGGGTCAGTGGGACACAGGAGCTTCTGCCAATGCAACTGCATGACCTCTTCACAACTGGTGAGGACTTCGATGTCAACCTGTGA
- the MRNIP gene encoding MRN complex-interacting protein isoform X7, translating to MPQELRQCGIGERLDLHIHQKNHPLKKQFLVRSPEAPTNSSGEETAGPWQGERACPQEEAQPSENCWLKYLERDSTEPGPEGGRGCLKRPPSSRTAKPDSPFFTGLPRKRKWSQSRGQPPRSPDAQDSSDCEVTLEPQEEHAGLAGVRGGHRHKDWDTRELTALPGQPCPTQHARSTYSKWEPFLLTPANSPRVEKGLPRTQTPREGHLSRPLHVSQLPGATHTSTSWGIDPPAKGVSGTQELLPMQLHDLFTTGEDFDVNL from the exons ATGCCACAGGAATtgagacagtgtggtattggcgaAAGGCTAGACCTACATATACATCAAAAG aATCACCCTCTAAAGAAGCAGTTCCTGGTGAG GTCTCCGGAAGCACCTACAAACTCTAGCGGTGAAGAAACTGCAGGTCCTTGGCAGGGGGAGCGTGCATGTCCACAG GAGGAAGCCCAGCCCTCAGAGAACTGCTGGCTGAAGTATCTGGAAAGGGACTCCACAGAACCCGGTCCAGAAGGAGGCAGAGGGTGTTTGAAGAGACCACCCTCATCCAGGACAGCGAAGCCGGACTCTCCCTTCTTTACAGGCCTGCCTAGAAAAAG GAAGTGGAGCCAAAGTAGGGGCCAGCCTCCACGCAGCCCTGACGCCCAGGACTCCAGCGACTGTGAAGTCACCTTAGAGCCCCAGGAG GAGCATGCTGGCCTGGCAGGGGTCAGAGGAGGACACAGGCACAAGGACTGGGACACCAGGGAGCTGACTGCTCTACCAGGACAGCCATGTCCTACCCAGCATGCCAGGTCCACGTATTCTAAGTGGGAGCCATTTCTTCTGACACCTGCAAACAGCCCACGTGTGGAGAAGGGGCTCCCTCGGACCCAAACCCCAAGGGAAGGGCACCTCAGCAGGCCCCTCCATGTGTCTCAGCTCCCTGGGGCCACACACACTTCCACATCATGGGGCATAGATCCTCCCGCTAAAGGGGTCAGTGGGACACAGGAGCTTCTGCCAATGCAACTGCATGACCTCTTCACAACTGGTGAGGACTTCGATGTCAACCTGTGA